Proteins encoded in a region of the Isosphaeraceae bacterium EP7 genome:
- a CDS encoding CHAT domain-containing protein, producing the protein MKTITFWIGPKAGDPAAYPLEMRYDNGLVKKATLVASEVTNEGVLKSPGSWRGRELGGEDSPDPGATHQNKEFARWLYDLIFRGDIAAEWNRMYGDGELERCRFILEIEPDELRGLRLEQMGRTPIFPARLTNCSLVRGKRFSEGTTPFRDGTIRILVIVGSKERDESVLAEQELEALQKVIAEAIDGPDLRIIQQGSREEIAAQYLRFKPQILHFIGHGQLDEEGQPYLVLYDKTLKINHRWSLVDIDGDLGKHSPAFVFLNACHTVDAAGKVLDAAGKSDNRRAIGSISDWFLTRFRARAVLGMHAAVRGDAAGQLAGALYRAILDGEPMDVALTTARNKIDQLKGNDPNRGWDWAIPYLRVAVLPDQVLRNAASVQLCVQQADMVAAFKDNFLSIDRVDERGWFLEAIQFEPNSSKLVMVRGEKLVGKTDMIRCCLMSAARRSRLIKHVELDPKRGESFLSILRLLCEGEDDTLVSKPLPGRAMAKFYQVLNCVLDGNNPRDAQRLAGYPTTAEWMRDGVLRQLPRNGGDQEQVELLFSAFRESLLEVPHAAREDLAAKLREQGDEEAAGRVDDDTRPFLLVLDPVSLSGINSDTYSKFLVPYLFKPFALGKLPGLVFAMALQGEDYKTLTERMNLKPNPIDVQQIEAEKLVPLATDYLRRLCSLPENLAKEVDHEGWKVMTEGFAASLKKKSARWSPWMLKSLAGPYIGESLK; encoded by the coding sequence ATGAAGACAATCACATTCTGGATCGGACCGAAAGCGGGCGATCCCGCGGCCTACCCTCTGGAGATGCGTTATGATAATGGCCTGGTGAAGAAAGCCACCCTCGTTGCCTCCGAAGTCACCAACGAAGGCGTCCTGAAATCCCCCGGATCCTGGAGAGGCCGCGAGCTGGGAGGCGAGGACTCCCCGGACCCGGGTGCAACCCATCAGAATAAAGAATTCGCCCGATGGCTCTACGACCTCATCTTCCGGGGAGATATTGCGGCGGAATGGAACCGGATGTACGGCGATGGGGAGCTCGAGCGGTGCCGGTTCATCCTCGAAATCGAGCCCGATGAATTGCGGGGGCTTCGCCTGGAACAGATGGGACGTACGCCGATCTTCCCGGCCCGCCTCACGAACTGTTCGCTGGTCCGAGGCAAACGCTTTAGTGAGGGAACGACCCCGTTTCGCGACGGAACCATCCGGATCCTCGTGATTGTCGGCTCGAAAGAACGCGATGAGAGCGTGCTCGCCGAGCAGGAACTGGAGGCGCTCCAGAAAGTCATCGCGGAGGCGATCGATGGGCCGGATCTGAGGATCATCCAGCAAGGCAGTCGCGAGGAAATCGCGGCCCAATATCTCCGGTTCAAGCCCCAGATCCTTCATTTCATCGGCCACGGTCAGCTCGACGAGGAGGGGCAACCATACCTGGTCCTCTACGACAAGACATTGAAGATCAATCATCGTTGGTCGCTCGTAGACATCGACGGCGACCTCGGAAAGCATTCCCCCGCCTTCGTCTTCCTCAATGCCTGCCACACGGTCGATGCGGCGGGGAAGGTGCTCGACGCCGCCGGGAAATCGGATAATCGGAGGGCGATTGGGTCGATCTCGGATTGGTTCCTCACCCGGTTTCGCGCCAGGGCTGTCCTCGGGATGCACGCTGCGGTCCGGGGTGATGCGGCCGGCCAGCTTGCCGGTGCCCTGTACCGGGCGATCCTCGATGGCGAACCGATGGACGTCGCCCTGACGACGGCACGCAACAAGATCGACCAGCTCAAGGGGAACGATCCGAATCGGGGCTGGGACTGGGCAATCCCCTATCTACGCGTGGCCGTGCTGCCGGATCAGGTGCTCCGCAATGCCGCTAGCGTCCAGCTCTGCGTGCAACAGGCGGACATGGTCGCTGCCTTCAAGGATAATTTCCTGTCCATCGACCGCGTCGACGAGCGTGGATGGTTCCTGGAAGCGATCCAGTTCGAGCCGAATAGTTCCAAGCTAGTCATGGTCCGGGGAGAGAAGCTAGTCGGCAAGACGGACATGATCCGCTGTTGCCTGATGTCGGCCGCGAGGCGAAGCCGGCTGATCAAGCACGTCGAGCTCGACCCGAAGCGGGGCGAATCTTTCCTCAGTATCCTCAGACTCCTCTGCGAGGGAGAGGATGACACGCTTGTATCAAAGCCGCTCCCGGGGCGTGCGATGGCGAAGTTCTATCAAGTCCTGAACTGCGTTCTCGACGGCAATAATCCGCGAGACGCGCAGCGGCTCGCCGGATATCCCACGACGGCCGAATGGATGCGCGATGGTGTGCTCCGGCAACTCCCGAGGAATGGAGGCGACCAAGAGCAGGTAGAACTCCTCTTCTCGGCATTCCGCGAGTCGCTACTCGAAGTCCCCCACGCCGCCCGGGAGGACCTCGCCGCCAAGCTCCGGGAGCAAGGCGATGAGGAGGCTGCCGGGCGTGTCGACGACGATACTCGCCCTTTCCTCCTCGTCCTCGACCCGGTCTCCCTGTCCGGGATCAACTCCGACACCTACTCGAAGTTCCTGGTCCCCTATCTCTTCAAGCCATTCGCGCTCGGCAAGCTGCCGGGCCTCGTCTTCGCCATGGCTCTCCAGGGGGAAGACTACAAGACCCTGACCGAACGGATGAACTTGAAGCCGAATCCGATCGACGTCCAGCAGATCGAGGCCGAGAAGTTGGTGCCGCTGGCTACGGATTACCTCCGAAGGCTCTGCTCACTTCCTGAAAATCTGGCTAAGGAGGTCGACCACGAGGGCTGGAAGGTGATGACAGAGGGTTTCGCGGCTTCTCTGAAGAAGAAGTCGGCGAGATGGAGCCCTTGGATGCTTAAGTCACTGGCCGGCCCTTATATCGGAGAATCGTTGAAGTGA
- a CDS encoding caspase family protein, whose protein sequence is MSRKIFALLVGIDKYTSPIPKLDGCVNDIEAFGAYLSGRTDQNEDVSLDLRQLNNDKATRAAVIDGFRDHLGKAKKGDIALFYYSGHGSREQAPEEFWKIEPDHMDETIVLFDSRDPDKYDLADKELARLIEEVADNGPHVAVILDCCHSGSGTRDLGTVARLAPTDRRPRPISTFLAGAGESKTIKGGDSGWGVSGGRHVLLAACRSDELAKECSGNGKHRGAFSFSLCEALKSAAGTPTYRDLFSRAKSLVSGQVKDQSPQLEATRADDLDAVFLDGAFRPSPATFTAKFAKGRWVINGGEANGIPPLAGGETTQLAFFHFDAPEADLLAMDKAVATARVDAVLPASCLLTIEDGKSLAASETFKAIIISLPTPRTGVVLIGDTAGVTLIRDAISKSSVAKKPSPFIREASDGEAPEFRLTASDGRFVITRPEDERPLVAEIEGIDESGVELAVRRLEHMARWTQTLRLANSASSIGPDDVKLSFIIDGDEWKGSDIRIEYRPDAGGTPVAPTFQVSMTNLTKKTLYCGLLDLTQRYRISAEMLPAGSVKLEAGQTVWANDGQPITASVPDEVYENGVIEYKDWLKLIVCTQDFDPRLLELPTLDTPRFRDEQTRALSRNGSLNQLMEKIATRELLPAPAAQIDDWQATSVGFTTVRPLASTPLPGTGKAASLAGGVTLDGHSGLKANAKLTTTSLSTRDLGSLTLPRILLDDPAVVRPWTFTASRGTDPGLGVLELTEVENPEVITPENPLRVNVPLAIGAEEHVLPIAFDGEFFLPLGGVERRDAGSTVISIDRLPPPLADGRSLGGAIKIFFQKIVGETVGIETPYPVFGVANVDPDAAVEAIRDPDEVRARVQRASRIVLFVHGIIGETSTMVPSVRLAKLPGQTPVASLYDVVLTYDYENLNTTIADNGRLLKQRLEACGITPGNGRVIDIVAHSMGGLVSRWFIEKEGGNQVVRRLIMLGTPNDGSPWPQVTNWATMAIALGLNHLTVIPWPSAVLGALQKSAESPTNALNEMIRGSKVLADLSAADDPGIPYVMLAGNTSLIPEATQEPASGLGSRLSRLFSRLTSPAFLHDVANPFFLNMENDVAVSVTSMRNILNARKPVYDVRPVACDHLSYFKDPAGLKALATVLAEGFGPDAP, encoded by the coding sequence ATGAGTCGGAAAATCTTCGCGCTGCTGGTAGGCATCGATAAATACACGAGTCCGATCCCCAAGCTTGACGGTTGCGTCAACGATATCGAAGCTTTCGGGGCCTACCTCTCGGGGCGGACCGATCAAAATGAGGACGTCTCGTTAGATCTGCGTCAACTTAATAATGATAAGGCCACGCGAGCTGCCGTGATCGACGGATTCCGCGACCACTTGGGAAAGGCAAAGAAAGGCGATATCGCACTCTTCTACTACAGCGGCCACGGCTCGCGCGAGCAGGCTCCCGAAGAGTTCTGGAAGATAGAGCCGGATCACATGGACGAGACCATCGTCCTCTTCGACTCCCGCGATCCCGATAAGTACGACCTAGCCGACAAGGAGCTGGCTCGGTTGATCGAGGAGGTCGCCGATAACGGCCCGCACGTCGCCGTGATCCTCGATTGCTGCCACTCCGGATCGGGCACCCGAGACCTCGGCACGGTCGCCCGCCTCGCCCCGACCGACCGTCGCCCGAGGCCCATCTCGACGTTCCTCGCGGGCGCGGGCGAGTCGAAGACCATCAAAGGGGGCGACTCGGGCTGGGGGGTGTCGGGCGGGCGGCATGTCCTCCTCGCGGCCTGCAGATCCGACGAACTGGCAAAGGAATGTTCCGGCAACGGCAAGCATCGAGGGGCGTTCTCGTTCTCCCTCTGCGAGGCTCTCAAGAGCGCGGCAGGGACACCGACCTATCGCGACCTATTCTCCCGAGCCAAGTCGCTGGTCTCGGGCCAGGTAAAGGACCAGTCGCCCCAGTTGGAAGCCACCCGCGCCGACGACCTCGACGCCGTCTTTCTGGACGGGGCATTTCGGCCCTCGCCGGCTACTTTCACCGCGAAGTTCGCCAAGGGCCGCTGGGTAATCAACGGCGGCGAGGCGAACGGCATCCCGCCTCTCGCCGGGGGTGAGACGACTCAGCTAGCGTTCTTCCACTTCGACGCCCCCGAGGCCGACCTCCTTGCCATGGACAAGGCCGTCGCGACGGCCAGGGTTGACGCCGTCCTCCCGGCTTCCTGTCTGCTCACGATAGAAGACGGGAAAAGCCTCGCCGCCTCGGAGACATTCAAGGCCATTATCATCAGCCTGCCGACGCCCCGGACCGGCGTCGTCCTCATAGGCGACACGGCAGGGGTCACACTCATCCGCGATGCAATCTCCAAATCATCGGTTGCCAAGAAACCCTCCCCGTTCATCCGCGAGGCGTCGGACGGAGAGGCTCCCGAGTTCCGGCTGACGGCCAGCGACGGCCGGTTCGTCATCACGCGGCCGGAGGACGAAAGACCCCTCGTAGCCGAGATCGAGGGGATCGATGAGTCAGGCGTCGAACTCGCGGTCAGACGGCTCGAACACATGGCGAGGTGGACGCAAACCTTGCGGCTTGCCAATTCTGCCAGCTCGATCGGGCCGGATGACGTCAAGCTCAGCTTCATAATTGACGGCGATGAGTGGAAGGGCTCAGACATCCGGATCGAATACCGGCCCGACGCTGGCGGCACGCCGGTCGCGCCAACGTTCCAAGTCAGCATGACCAATCTGACGAAAAAAACCTTGTACTGCGGTCTGCTCGACCTCACCCAACGCTACAGGATCTCGGCCGAGATGCTCCCCGCGGGCTCAGTCAAGCTAGAAGCGGGCCAGACCGTGTGGGCTAATGATGGCCAGCCGATCACCGCCAGCGTCCCCGACGAGGTCTACGAGAACGGGGTCATCGAGTACAAGGATTGGCTCAAACTGATCGTCTGCACCCAGGATTTCGACCCTCGCCTCCTCGAACTCCCGACTCTCGACACGCCCCGGTTCCGAGATGAACAAACCAGAGCCCTGTCCCGCAACGGGAGCTTGAACCAGCTGATGGAGAAGATCGCCACGCGTGAACTGCTCCCCGCCCCCGCTGCGCAGATCGACGACTGGCAGGCGACGAGCGTCGGGTTCACCACCGTCCGCCCCCTGGCGTCCACGCCCTTGCCTGGGACCGGCAAGGCTGCCAGCCTTGCCGGAGGCGTGACCCTCGATGGCCACTCCGGCCTCAAGGCCAACGCGAAGCTGACGACGACGAGCCTGTCGACTCGCGACCTGGGCAGCCTCACTCTGCCCCGGATCCTACTCGACGACCCGGCCGTCGTCCGACCCTGGACCTTCACAGCTAGTCGGGGAACCGACCCTGGCCTAGGCGTCTTGGAACTGACCGAGGTGGAAAACCCCGAGGTCATAACCCCGGAGAACCCACTTCGGGTCAATGTTCCCCTAGCGATCGGGGCGGAAGAGCACGTGCTCCCCATCGCCTTTGACGGCGAATTCTTCCTCCCGCTGGGCGGGGTCGAGCGGCGGGACGCGGGCTCAACAGTGATTTCCATCGATCGCCTGCCACCGCCGCTGGCCGACGGCCGATCGCTCGGCGGCGCGATCAAGATCTTTTTTCAGAAGATCGTGGGCGAGACGGTCGGGATCGAAACCCCGTACCCAGTCTTCGGCGTCGCCAACGTGGACCCCGATGCCGCCGTCGAAGCGATCCGCGATCCCGATGAGGTCCGCGCCCGGGTCCAGAGGGCCAGCCGGATCGTACTCTTCGTCCACGGGATCATCGGCGAGACGTCGACGATGGTCCCCAGCGTTCGACTTGCTAAGCTGCCTGGCCAGACCCCGGTGGCCAGCCTTTACGACGTGGTCCTCACCTACGACTACGAGAACCTCAACACCACCATCGCAGACAACGGCCGCCTGCTCAAGCAGCGGCTGGAGGCGTGCGGTATCACGCCGGGGAACGGCCGGGTGATCGACATCGTGGCTCACTCGATGGGCGGCCTGGTCTCTCGCTGGTTCATAGAGAAGGAAGGGGGCAATCAGGTCGTCCGGAGGCTCATCATGCTGGGCACTCCTAACGACGGCTCCCCCTGGCCGCAGGTGACGAACTGGGCGACCATGGCCATCGCGCTAGGGCTTAACCACCTAACGGTGATCCCGTGGCCGTCCGCAGTGCTAGGCGCCCTACAGAAGTCGGCGGAGAGCCCGACAAATGCCCTGAACGAGATGATTCGCGGATCGAAGGTCCTCGCGGACCTCTCGGCCGCCGACGACCCAGGCATCCCTTACGTGATGCTCGCCGGCAACACGTCGCTGATCCCCGAGGCGACTCAGGAGCCTGCCTCTGGACTGGGGAGTCGGCTGTCTCGCCTCTTCTCGCGGCTCACCTCGCCTGCATTCCTCCACGACGTGGCCAACCCCTTCTTCCTCAACATGGAGAACGACGTCGCGGTGTCGGTCACGAGCATGCGGAACATCTTAAATGCCCGCAAGCCGGTTTACGACGTACGCCCGGTCGCATGCGATCACCTGAGCTACTTCAAAGACCCCGCCGGCCTCAAGGCACTGGCAACCGTCCTGGCCGAGGGCTTCGGGCCCGACGCCCCATAA